The following are encoded in a window of Verrucomicrobiia bacterium genomic DNA:
- the gltB gene encoding glutamate synthase large subunit, protein MNIQSATEMTGQQQQRPPGPQGLYDPQYEHDACGVGFVVHVKGRRSHEIIEQALQILINLRHRGACGCEDNTGDGAGILMQMPHEFLAEACAEAGISLPAPGHYAAGNVFLPVDPAERRRAKERCELIIREEGQEFLGWRRVPVNNGNLGATAKAGEPVIEQLYIGRSRKLQDPMAFERKLYVIRRRMENAIRYGTPGGSSFYVCSLSYKTLVYKGMLMSEQLGEYYPELADPSMRSALALVHSRFSTNTFPSWDRAHPYRYISHNGEINTLRGNINWMHARQSMMESEVFGEDLKKLLPIICQDGSDSAMFDNCLELLVLAGRPLPHAVMMMIPEPWQNHETMDPEKRAFYEYHRCLMEPWDGPASISFTDGIRIGAVLDRNGLRPSRYYVTTDDLVIMASEVGVLNIPPEKVVHKGRLQPGRMLLVDTELGRLVADEEIKRQIATAYPYRQWLDKHLVKLDDLPAAPPPPEPDHKTILQRQVAFGYTFEDERFILAPMAKDGVEPLGSMGTDTPLAVLSNKPQLLYNYFKQLFAQVTTPPIDYLREAIVTATDTTLGSERNLLRAEPGSCHFIWLPTPIIDNDELAQIKNLNSHGFKSAVLPILYPVAEGGPGLARAVDQLCRQAEQAIREGINVIILSDRGIDRDHAAIPALLAVSGLHHYLIREGLRTRASLVLESGEPREVHHFALLIGYGVSAINPYLAFETLDDMIRDGLLEGVDHEKAVKNYIKAIVKGVLKVISKMGISTIQSYRGAQIFEAIGLSQAFVDKYFTWTASRIEGIGLDEVAEEVRLRHERAFPPIPLNDYTLDPGGQYQWRSDGEFHLFNPVTVHKLQQAVRNNSFEQFKEYSAAVNQQAKNLCTLRGLFSFKFAPQIVPLEEVESIESIMRRFKSGAMSYGSISQEAHETLAIAMNRIGGKSNTGEGGEDPARYVPLPNGDSKNSAIKQVASGRFGVTSLYLVNAKELQIKMAQGAKPGEGGQLPGHKVYPWIAKTRHATPGVGLISPPPHHDIYSIEDLAQLIYDLKNANHQARISVKLVAEVGVGTVAAGVAKAHADVVLISGHDGGTGASPLTSIKHAGGPWELGLAETHQTLVLNGLRSRIAVEVDGQLKTGRDVVIGALLGAEEFGFATAPLVSMGCIMMRVCHKNTCPVGVATQDPRLRKNFTGKPEYVVNFMRFVAMEVRELMAQLGFRTFDEMVGRVDRLEVKRAVDHWKARGLDFSKLFHQSKVAADHERYCQISQNHGLEQSMDYQMLLRLCEPALARAENVRAVLPIRNSNRAVGTMLGSEVTRRYGADGLPDDTIHLHFKGSAGQSFGAFMPRGITFELEGDANDYVGKGLSGARLVVYPPKGSAFRPEENIIIGNVALYGATSGELFVCGVAGERFAVRNSGAVAVVEGIGDHGCEYMTGGLVVVLGQTGRNFAAGMSGGVAYVLDEGGPFQRTCNREMVSLVTPEAEDLETVRSLIQRHVQLTRSSRGQEVLERWDQFAPKFVKVLPNDYARVLKAMRKVKEAGLTGEEAVMAAFEENIRDVARVGGG, encoded by the coding sequence ATGAACATTCAATCTGCAACGGAAATGACCGGGCAGCAGCAACAGCGGCCACCGGGGCCGCAAGGGCTGTATGATCCACAGTACGAGCACGACGCCTGCGGGGTGGGGTTTGTGGTGCATGTGAAAGGCCGTCGCTCCCATGAGATTATTGAGCAGGCCCTGCAAATTTTGATCAATCTGCGCCACCGTGGCGCCTGTGGCTGCGAGGACAACACCGGGGATGGCGCCGGCATTCTCATGCAAATGCCCCATGAATTTCTGGCGGAGGCCTGTGCCGAAGCCGGCATCAGTCTGCCGGCACCGGGGCACTACGCGGCGGGCAATGTTTTTCTGCCTGTGGACCCGGCCGAGCGCCGGCGGGCCAAGGAGCGTTGCGAGCTGATCATACGCGAGGAAGGACAGGAATTCCTGGGCTGGCGGCGGGTGCCTGTGAACAACGGCAACCTGGGAGCCACGGCCAAGGCGGGCGAGCCAGTTATTGAGCAGCTTTACATTGGCCGCTCGCGCAAGTTGCAAGACCCCATGGCCTTCGAGCGCAAGCTGTATGTCATCCGCCGCCGCATGGAAAACGCCATTCGTTACGGCACGCCGGGGGGCAGCTCGTTTTACGTGTGCAGTCTCTCTTACAAGACCCTTGTTTACAAGGGCATGCTCATGTCCGAGCAACTGGGCGAGTATTATCCCGAGCTGGCCGATCCTTCGATGCGCTCGGCCTTGGCGCTGGTGCACTCCCGCTTCAGTACCAACACCTTTCCGAGCTGGGATCGCGCGCATCCGTATCGGTACATCAGCCACAACGGCGAAATCAACACCCTGCGCGGCAACATCAACTGGATGCACGCCCGCCAGTCCATGATGGAATCGGAGGTGTTTGGGGAGGACTTGAAGAAATTGTTGCCCATCATTTGTCAGGATGGCAGCGACTCGGCCATGTTTGACAACTGCCTGGAACTGCTCGTGCTTGCCGGCCGGCCACTGCCCCATGCAGTAATGATGATGATCCCGGAACCGTGGCAGAACCACGAAACCATGGATCCGGAGAAGCGGGCATTCTATGAATATCACCGCTGCCTGATGGAACCGTGGGACGGTCCTGCGTCCATTTCCTTCACTGATGGGATCCGGATTGGGGCCGTTCTGGATCGCAATGGTTTGCGGCCTTCGCGCTATTACGTCACCACCGATGACCTGGTCATCATGGCTTCGGAAGTGGGAGTGCTGAACATTCCCCCGGAAAAGGTCGTGCACAAGGGCCGTCTGCAGCCGGGCCGCATGTTGCTGGTGGACACGGAACTGGGCCGGCTGGTGGCGGATGAAGAGATCAAACGGCAGATTGCCACGGCCTATCCTTACCGCCAGTGGCTCGACAAGCATCTGGTTAAATTGGATGACCTGCCGGCAGCGCCACCGCCGCCGGAGCCGGATCACAAGACGATTTTGCAACGGCAGGTGGCTTTCGGGTACACCTTTGAGGATGAGCGCTTCATCCTGGCCCCCATGGCCAAGGATGGGGTGGAGCCTTTGGGCTCCATGGGCACGGATACGCCCTTGGCCGTGTTGAGCAACAAACCACAGCTCCTTTACAACTATTTCAAACAATTGTTTGCCCAGGTGACCACCCCGCCCATTGATTATTTGCGCGAGGCCATTGTCACCGCCACGGACACCACCCTGGGCTCCGAACGCAATCTTTTGCGCGCCGAGCCGGGCAGTTGTCACTTCATTTGGCTGCCCACACCCATCATTGACAACGATGAGCTGGCCCAAATTAAGAATCTGAACAGTCACGGATTCAAATCCGCCGTGCTGCCCATTCTGTATCCTGTGGCCGAAGGCGGTCCCGGACTGGCCCGTGCGGTGGACCAGCTCTGCCGGCAGGCGGAGCAGGCCATCCGGGAGGGTATCAACGTGATCATCCTTTCAGACCGTGGCATTGATCGTGACCACGCCGCCATCCCGGCCCTGCTGGCTGTTTCCGGTCTGCACCATTACCTCATCCGTGAGGGACTGCGTACCCGGGCCAGTCTGGTGCTCGAATCGGGCGAGCCGCGGGAGGTGCATCATTTTGCACTGCTGATCGGTTATGGCGTCAGCGCCATCAATCCTTACCTGGCGTTTGAGACGCTGGACGACATGATCCGCGATGGCCTGCTCGAAGGGGTGGACCACGAAAAGGCCGTCAAGAATTACATCAAGGCAATCGTCAAGGGGGTGCTCAAGGTCATCTCCAAGATGGGCATTTCCACCATCCAAAGTTACCGTGGCGCGCAGATCTTCGAAGCCATTGGTCTGAGCCAGGCCTTTGTGGACAAGTATTTTACCTGGACCGCTTCCCGCATCGAAGGCATCGGTCTGGACGAGGTAGCCGAAGAGGTGCGTTTGCGGCACGAACGCGCCTTCCCGCCCATACCTCTGAACGACTACACGCTGGACCCCGGCGGCCAGTACCAGTGGCGCAGCGACGGCGAATTTCACCTGTTCAATCCGGTCACCGTCCACAAGCTGCAGCAGGCCGTTCGCAACAACAGTTTCGAGCAGTTCAAGGAATATTCCGCGGCCGTCAATCAACAGGCCAAGAACCTGTGCACGCTGCGCGGGTTGTTCAGCTTCAAGTTTGCGCCGCAAATTGTGCCCCTGGAAGAGGTGGAATCCATCGAATCCATCATGCGGCGTTTCAAGAGCGGCGCCATGTCCTACGGCTCCATCAGTCAGGAGGCGCATGAAACGCTCGCCATCGCCATGAATCGCATCGGCGGCAAGAGCAACACCGGCGAGGGCGGCGAGGACCCGGCCCGCTATGTGCCGCTGCCCAACGGTGACTCGAAAAACAGCGCCATCAAACAGGTGGCCTCCGGCCGGTTTGGGGTGACCAGCCTTTACCTGGTTAATGCCAAAGAATTGCAGATCAAGATGGCGCAGGGGGCCAAGCCCGGCGAGGGCGGCCAGTTGCCCGGCCACAAGGTTTATCCCTGGATTGCCAAAACCCGCCACGCCACCCCCGGGGTGGGATTGATCTCGCCGCCGCCGCACCACGACATTTACTCCATCGAGGATCTGGCGCAGCTCATTTATGACCTTAAAAATGCCAACCACCAGGCCCGCATCAGTGTCAAGCTGGTGGCCGAGGTGGGTGTGGGCACGGTGGCGGCCGGTGTGGCCAAGGCGCACGCCGATGTGGTGCTGATCAGCGGCCACGATGGCGGCACCGGCGCTTCACCACTGACCTCGATTAAACACGCCGGCGGCCCGTGGGAATTGGGCCTGGCCGAGACCCATCAAACGCTCGTGCTGAACGGCCTGCGCAGCCGCATCGCCGTGGAGGTGGACGGCCAGCTCAAGACCGGCCGTGATGTCGTCATTGGTGCGCTGCTGGGGGCCGAGGAGTTTGGCTTTGCTACCGCCCCGTTGGTCAGCATGGGCTGCATTATGATGCGGGTTTGCCATAAAAACACCTGCCCCGTGGGCGTGGCCACCCAGGACCCGCGCCTGCGCAAGAACTTCACCGGCAAGCCGGAGTACGTCGTCAATTTCATGCGCTTTGTGGCCATGGAGGTGCGCGAGCTAATGGCCCAGTTGGGCTTCCGCACCTTTGACGAAATGGTGGGCCGGGTGGACCGCCTGGAAGTCAAACGCGCCGTGGACCACTGGAAAGCCAGGGGCCTGGACTTCTCCAAGCTCTTTCACCAGTCCAAAGTGGCTGCCGATCACGAGCGCTACTGCCAGATCTCTCAAAACCATGGGCTGGAGCAGAGCATGGATTATCAAATGCTGCTGCGCCTCTGTGAGCCGGCCCTGGCCCGCGCGGAAAACGTGCGGGCTGTGCTGCCCATTCGCAACAGCAATCGCGCGGTGGGCACCATGTTGGGCAGCGAAGTGACCCGTCGTTACGGGGCCGACGGCCTCCCGGACGACACGATTCACCTGCATTTCAAAGGCTCCGCCGGCCAGAGTTTCGGCGCGTTCATGCCCAGGGGGATTACCTTTGAACTGGAGGGCGATGCCAACGATTATGTGGGCAAGGGCCTGTCCGGCGCCCGCCTGGTGGTTTATCCGCCCAAAGGCTCCGCCTTCCGCCCCGAGGAGAACATCATCATTGGCAACGTCGCCCTGTATGGCGCCACCAGCGGGGAGTTGTTCGTTTGTGGGGTGGCCGGTGAGCGTTTTGCCGTGCGCAACAGCGGCGCGGTGGCGGTGGTGGAGGGCATAGGTGATCACGGTTGCGAATACATGACCGGCGGATTGGTGGTGGTCCTTGGTCAGACCGGCCGTAATTTCGCTGCCGGCATGTCGGGCGGCGTCGCTTACGTGCTCGACGAAGGCGGCCCTTTCCAGCGCACCTGCAACCGTGAGATGGTCTCACTGGTCACTCCGGAAGCGGAAGATCTCGAGACCGTCCGCAGCCTCATTCAGCGGCATGTCCAGCTTACCCGCAGCTCGCGCGGCCAGGAGGTTCTCGAACGATGGGATCAGTTTGCGCCCAAGTTTGTGAAGGTGCTGCCCAATGACTATGCCCGGGTGCTCAAAGCCATGCGCAAAGTTAAGGAAGCGGGGCTTACCGGCGAGGAGGCCGTCATGGCCGCCTTCGAGGAGAACATCCGCGACGTGGCCCGTGTGGGCGGCGGTTAA
- a CDS encoding ABC transporter permease, whose translation MTLSRLITRSLIFHWRSHVGVVLGIMVGTAALTGALLVGDSVRASLRELALARLGRVEVALDAGDRLIRAEAARELAAVLKQPVASALLLPGMASAQDQRGRANRIQVIGADAPFWEMANQPPPWREIPRDAVLLNRALASQLQIRRTGEVVVLRFKKPSALAREATVATKSDAEVAWRVTVAGFVEDAQLGRFSLRANQSAVYNAWVNFQQLQELVQQTNRANLLLVGGGAGESAPALDAQLVQSHWEKLWTLADAQLRVRYLLDASAVELLTDRIFIDPPVARALLQHYPGGEPVLTYVANLLRAGEKATPYSMVAALPASRLPVPLQSNEMIINAWLAEDLGVGPGDTVALSYYQVDAGTVLVERTNVFTVRAVVPMDSPLCDRTLMPEFPGIAEAESTSDWDAGFPLVHRIRPKDDQYWRQYRGTPKAFIRLEAGQKMWGNRYGEMTAIRWPVTPPTSSAAHSSRIVQTFKERVQPENLGLRFEPVRAQALAAAGGAQDFGGLFIGFSLFLITAALILTALLFRFGIEQRAAEAGVFLAVGFPPRRMLRVFLGEAFGLSMVGAGLGLLGGVFYARAMLTGLTTLWRDATGLSTLVLEVTPASLGIGLVASVLAAVGSCALVLRRLGRQPATALLSAQWGTALPVSGSKPWFSIAMMILAAGLAAWAFLTGRTTNPALFFLGGTLLLAGLVGLLRWALLWWLRRPAAGKPVQVSQLLIRGCARRRNRSVATISLLACGSFVVAAIGVFRLDALREAENPRSGTGGFALVAEATLPVLRDLNLPEGRDFYGLQAEDLRGVQLVPFRLREGDDASCLNLNRAQRPRLLGVNPEALGGRFTFSQVAAKSQPPEPWLLLRRAVARQYLPDLQPDEVPAIGDAASIQWAMKSRVGGVLEYTDEHGKVFKLRLVGGLAGSILQGLLIIDETEFRERFPGESGHRFFLVDVKTPGAERAQRIQEVAATLTRALQNTGFEAASAVERLAQFNAVQNTYLNTFQALGGLGLLLGTAGLAVVVLRNVLERRAELALLLAVGFPPARLPRWVLGEHLFLLLSGLGLGVVSALVAVAPALFSAGANLPYRTLGGTLLAIGLSGLFWTWLAARWAVRGPLLAALRNE comes from the coding sequence ATGACGCTCTCTCGCCTCATCACGCGCAGCCTCATATTCCACTGGCGCAGCCACGTGGGCGTTGTCTTGGGCATCATGGTGGGTACGGCGGCTCTGACCGGGGCGCTTTTGGTGGGGGATTCCGTCCGCGCCAGCCTGCGCGAACTGGCCCTGGCCCGCCTGGGGCGCGTTGAGGTGGCCTTGGACGCCGGGGACCGTCTCATTCGCGCCGAGGCAGCCCGGGAACTGGCGGCAGTGCTCAAACAGCCCGTGGCGTCCGCCCTGTTGTTGCCCGGCATGGCTTCGGCTCAAGATCAGCGCGGGCGCGCCAACCGCATTCAGGTCATAGGTGCAGATGCCCCTTTTTGGGAGATGGCAAATCAACCGCCCCCCTGGCGTGAAATCCCGCGTGATGCTGTGTTGCTCAACCGCGCCCTGGCCTCCCAACTGCAAATTCGTCGCACGGGAGAAGTTGTTGTGCTGCGCTTCAAAAAACCTTCCGCCCTGGCGCGGGAAGCCACCGTGGCCACCAAAAGCGATGCCGAGGTGGCGTGGCGGGTCACGGTCGCGGGTTTTGTGGAGGATGCCCAACTGGGGCGGTTCAGCCTTCGGGCCAACCAGTCTGCGGTGTATAACGCCTGGGTTAATTTTCAACAATTGCAGGAGCTGGTGCAACAAACCAACCGCGCCAATCTTCTTCTGGTGGGAGGTGGAGCAGGGGAGTCCGCGCCGGCCTTGGATGCCCAGCTTGTCCAGTCACATTGGGAAAAACTTTGGACTTTGGCTGATGCGCAGTTGCGCGTGCGTTACTTGCTGGATGCCTCCGCCGTGGAATTGCTGACAGACCGCATCTTCATTGATCCGCCGGTGGCGCGGGCGTTGCTACAGCATTATCCCGGGGGTGAACCTGTCCTTACCTATGTAGCCAACTTATTGCGGGCGGGGGAAAAGGCCACCCCTTACAGCATGGTGGCGGCTTTGCCGGCCAGCCGCCTGCCTGTACCTCTGCAGTCCAATGAGATGATCATCAATGCCTGGCTGGCGGAGGACTTGGGCGTCGGCCCGGGAGACACCGTTGCCCTGAGCTATTACCAGGTGGATGCCGGCACCGTGCTGGTGGAGCGCACCAATGTCTTTACAGTGCGCGCCGTTGTGCCCATGGACTCCCCGCTTTGCGATCGCACGCTTATGCCGGAATTTCCCGGCATTGCCGAGGCGGAAAGCACCAGCGACTGGGATGCAGGCTTTCCCCTGGTTCATCGCATTCGTCCCAAGGATGATCAATACTGGCGTCAATATCGTGGTACCCCCAAGGCATTTATTAGATTGGAAGCGGGCCAAAAAATGTGGGGCAACCGCTACGGCGAAATGACCGCCATCCGCTGGCCTGTCACCCCTCCAACCTCCTCCGCCGCTCACTCATCTCGCATTGTGCAAACGTTCAAGGAGCGGGTTCAACCCGAGAATTTGGGATTGCGTTTCGAGCCGGTGCGCGCTCAGGCCCTGGCGGCGGCCGGGGGGGCACAGGATTTTGGCGGCCTGTTCATTGGCTTCAGCTTGTTTTTAATCACCGCCGCTTTGATATTAACAGCCCTGCTGTTTCGGTTTGGCATCGAGCAGCGAGCTGCCGAGGCCGGTGTGTTCCTGGCTGTGGGCTTTCCCCCAAGACGGATGCTGCGGGTTTTTCTGGGTGAAGCATTTGGGCTTTCCATGGTGGGGGCCGGGTTGGGATTGTTGGGGGGCGTGTTTTACGCCCGCGCCATGCTCACGGGGCTGACCACCTTGTGGCGGGATGCCACCGGCCTGAGTACCTTGGTTCTGGAGGTCACGCCGGCCAGCTTGGGCATCGGACTCGTGGCCAGCGTCCTTGCCGCGGTAGGTTCGTGTGCCCTGGTTCTGCGCCGCTTGGGCCGGCAACCGGCCACCGCCTTGCTGTCCGCTCAGTGGGGCACTGCATTGCCGGTATCGGGAAGCAAACCGTGGTTCTCCATAGCGATGATGATTCTGGCCGCGGGCCTGGCTGCATGGGCCTTCCTCACCGGCCGCACCACCAACCCCGCTTTGTTCTTCCTTGGTGGCACCTTGTTGCTGGCCGGTTTGGTGGGGCTGCTCCGTTGGGCTTTGCTATGGTGGCTTCGGCGGCCCGCAGCCGGCAAGCCGGTGCAGGTTTCCCAGCTCCTGATTCGCGGCTGCGCCCGCCGGCGCAATCGCAGCGTGGCCACCATCAGCCTGCTCGCCTGCGGCAGTTTTGTGGTGGCCGCCATTGGTGTTTTTCGCCTGGATGCCTTGCGCGAGGCCGAGAATCCACGCTCCGGCACGGGCGGTTTTGCGCTTGTGGCTGAGGCCACGCTGCCGGTGTTGCGTGATCTCAATCTGCCCGAAGGACGTGATTTCTACGGCCTGCAGGCCGAAGATTTGCGCGGGGTCCAGCTCGTCCCCTTTCGCCTGCGTGAGGGCGATGACGCCAGTTGTCTGAACCTGAACCGTGCTCAACGGCCGCGGTTGTTGGGCGTTAACCCCGAGGCACTGGGCGGACGGTTCACTTTTTCCCAGGTGGCCGCAAAATCCCAGCCTCCTGAACCCTGGCTGCTTCTGCGCCGCGCTGTGGCCCGGCAATACCTGCCCGATTTGCAACCCGATGAAGTTCCTGCCATTGGCGATGCCGCTTCCATCCAATGGGCCATGAAATCCCGGGTGGGCGGGGTTCTGGAATACACGGATGAGCACGGCAAGGTTTTCAAATTGCGGCTGGTGGGAGGCTTGGCCGGATCTATCCTGCAAGGGCTTTTGATTATTGACGAGACCGAGTTTCGCGAGCGCTTTCCCGGCGAAAGCGGCCATCGCTTTTTCCTGGTGGACGTAAAAACTCCGGGGGCTGAGCGTGCTCAACGCATCCAGGAGGTTGCCGCCACGCTGACACGCGCCCTGCAAAACACCGGTTTTGAGGCCGCCTCCGCCGTGGAGCGGCTGGCCCAATTTAACGCCGTGCAAAATACTTATCTGAACACCTTTCAGGCCTTGGGCGGCCTCGGACTGCTGCTCGGCACGGCGGGACTGGCCGTGGTGGTGTTGCGCAATGTGCTTGAACGCCGCGCCGAGCTGGCTCTGCTGCTGGCTGTGGGCTTCCCGCCCGCGCGCCTGCCGCGCTGGGTTTTGGGCGAACATCTCTTCCTGTTGTTGTCCGGTCTTGGCCTTGGGGTGGTATCCGCTCTGGTGGCGGTTGCACCGGCGTTGTTCTCCGCCGGGGCCAATTTGCCCTATCGCACTTTGGGTGGAACATTGTTGGCGATAGGTTTGAGCGGCTTGTTTTGGACGTGGCTTGCCGCGCGCTGGGCGGTGCGTGGGCCATTGCTGGCGGCATTGCGAAATGAGTAA
- a CDS encoding prolyl oligopeptidase family serine peptidase: protein MPTFNNFLRGVGGPFLALGLSLVGAMGQDSEATKAIQNVTVTLSPPQKSFAYRQRLLTGQVDAQLYRLEFPSPVVSDLPQNNTVPADLYIPANWRPGQPGRPAVICLPILNGDEDLTAMMCNVLAGRGMVAVTFKLPYYGTRGPAEGRRALAANPHLFLGALEQAGQEIARLVDLLQARPEVDRNKIGIAGISLGGIMSATAAGMDPRLQRAVLILAGGDLPMMIHHARETRQLSLMIQKLPAEERAEVEKRLRTFDPLTHAPALRQRAREGRVLMLNAGQDEVIPRACTEKLADALGISDKVVWFEGLGHYTALAELPRALRMMADFFAQDLSAEVLSQIKTPSAPSTNAYHRLLAVLNQLVTMATVPPATGRCHFAEGELSGVDANGRSLSGSGRVVIGHGERFAFHMAAPGLGEWQAGLGEFPWLQVPRGNSGIILAGTAGVPAASAWSALVEPQHRLKLALLQGLAASLALAPDMVQRWVNAEWDKEGWLLISPKEPRYREARLRIKFQTDGVTPSEISAEAMGFDVHFTVRGWQTNTLAPDALFQPSANLSRKELDRAALLQDMAGVLNFVGDLVKVGAASPAATNTPPLPRLHPADFLQRYRQME, encoded by the coding sequence ATGCCGACGTTTAACAACTTCCTGCGTGGCGTGGGCGGTCCGTTTCTTGCCCTGGGGTTGAGCCTTGTTGGGGCAATGGGTCAGGATTCCGAAGCCACCAAGGCCATCCAAAATGTTACCGTCACGCTGTCTCCGCCGCAGAAGTCTTTTGCCTACCGCCAGCGGCTCCTGACAGGGCAGGTGGATGCTCAGTTGTATCGGCTGGAATTTCCTTCGCCGGTGGTGAGTGATTTGCCGCAGAACAACACCGTCCCCGCAGATTTGTACATTCCTGCCAACTGGCGGCCCGGCCAGCCGGGCCGGCCGGCGGTAATATGTTTGCCCATACTTAATGGCGATGAAGATTTGACGGCCATGATGTGCAACGTGCTCGCGGGGCGTGGCATGGTGGCCGTGACCTTCAAGCTGCCTTACTACGGGACACGCGGCCCCGCGGAGGGGCGTCGGGCTTTGGCTGCCAATCCGCATTTGTTCCTCGGCGCGCTGGAGCAGGCGGGACAGGAAATAGCCCGGCTGGTGGACCTCTTGCAGGCCCGTCCGGAGGTGGACCGCAACAAGATAGGCATTGCGGGCATCAGTCTGGGCGGCATCATGTCCGCCACAGCGGCGGGTATGGATCCGCGGTTACAGCGGGCTGTGTTGATTCTGGCGGGGGGAGATTTGCCGATGATGATTCATCATGCCCGCGAAACCCGGCAGCTCAGCCTGATGATTCAAAAATTGCCGGCGGAAGAACGGGCCGAAGTCGAAAAACGGCTGCGCACGTTTGATCCTTTGACTCACGCTCCGGCCTTGCGGCAACGTGCCCGTGAGGGACGGGTGCTGATGCTGAACGCCGGACAGGACGAAGTTATCCCTCGCGCCTGCACCGAGAAACTGGCCGACGCCTTGGGGATTTCAGACAAAGTCGTCTGGTTTGAGGGATTGGGACACTATACCGCCCTGGCCGAACTGCCCCGCGCTTTGCGGATGATGGCCGATTTCTTTGCGCAGGACCTTTCCGCGGAAGTTTTAAGCCAGATTAAAACTCCTTCCGCCCCCAGCACCAACGCCTATCACCGCCTGTTGGCCGTGCTCAATCAACTGGTCACCATGGCCACGGTGCCCCCTGCCACCGGGCGGTGTCACTTTGCCGAGGGCGAGCTGTCGGGGGTGGACGCTAATGGCCGCTCTTTGAGTGGCAGCGGGCGGGTGGTGATCGGGCATGGCGAACGGTTTGCGTTTCACATGGCAGCTCCGGGATTGGGGGAGTGGCAGGCGGGCCTGGGTGAATTTCCGTGGTTGCAGGTGCCTCGCGGGAACTCCGGCATCATCCTGGCAGGCACTGCTGGTGTGCCTGCTGCTTCCGCATGGAGTGCCTTGGTGGAGCCGCAACACCGCCTGAAACTGGCCTTGTTACAGGGGTTGGCGGCCAGCCTTGCGCTCGCGCCGGATATGGTTCAGCGCTGGGTCAATGCGGAGTGGGATAAAGAGGGTTGGTTGCTGATCTCGCCCAAAGAGCCACGTTATCGCGAGGCTCGTCTGCGCATCAAATTCCAGACCGATGGCGTGACCCCGAGCGAGATTAGCGCGGAAGCCATGGGTTTTGACGTTCACTTCACCGTCCGCGGCTGGCAGACTAATACACTTGCGCCGGACGCCTTGTTCCAACCTTCTGCCAACCTTTCGCGCAAGGAATTGGATCGCGCAGCCTTGTTACAGGACATGGCTGGAGTGCTGAACTTTGTGGGCGATCTTGTCAAGGTGGGAGCGGCATCTCCTGCCGCCACCAACACCCCGCCGCTGCCGCGTTTGCATCCCGCCGACTTCCTGCAACGGTATCGCCAGATGGAGTGA
- a CDS encoding ABC transporter ATP-binding protein: MLKLERVSKAYPGPEGTPAVMVLREVDLELPAGATLAIVGPSGCGKSTLLNLMGTLDQPDSGKIWLEGRDLSQIDPLALAEVRNRRIGFVFQAHHLLPHCTVWENVLVPVLAQGKVTAAAEERARRLLQRVGLAGRLSHLPGQLSGGERQRVAVVRALINQPALLLADEPTGALDRHSAAELGRLLVELNREERVTLVVVTHALDLARQMGWVLELRDGQLTEIKP, from the coding sequence ATGCTAAAACTGGAACGCGTTTCCAAGGCATATCCAGGGCCGGAGGGCACCCCGGCAGTCATGGTGTTGCGGGAGGTGGACCTGGAATTGCCGGCCGGTGCCACCCTGGCCATTGTTGGTCCGAGCGGCTGCGGCAAAAGCACCCTTCTGAATTTGATGGGCACCCTCGATCAACCGGATTCCGGCAAAATATGGCTCGAGGGCCGCGATTTATCGCAAATTGACCCGCTTGCTCTGGCCGAAGTTCGTAACCGCCGCATTGGTTTTGTTTTTCAGGCCCATCATTTGCTACCGCATTGTACGGTGTGGGAAAATGTGTTGGTGCCCGTGCTGGCGCAGGGAAAAGTCACGGCGGCGGCCGAAGAGCGTGCCCGGCGTCTGCTGCAGCGGGTGGGGCTGGCGGGACGTTTATCGCACCTTCCCGGCCAGCTTAGCGGGGGCGAGCGTCAGCGTGTGGCGGTGGTGCGTGCCCTGATCAATCAGCCGGCCCTGCTGCTGGCTGATGAACCCACCGGCGCGCTGGATCGCCACAGTGCCGCCGAGCTGGGCCGATTGTTGGTGGAACTCAACCGGGAGGAACGGGTTACTCTGGTGGTGGTGACCCACGCGCTGGACCTGGCGCGCCAAATGGGATGGGTACTGGAATTGCGTGACGGTCAGTTGACGGAAATCAAGCCATGA